A part of Aegilops tauschii subsp. strangulata cultivar AL8/78 chromosome 2, Aet v6.0, whole genome shotgun sequence genomic DNA contains:
- the LOC109763572 gene encoding uncharacterized protein isoform X2: MKFAVKALLPENTPWLDWLSLQGFMTTVFLIGFLWFPPYLQDTLPRRSMQIFSIKVTDLRYGLIWPLQIYGSVAFRNSIGHKANYLFRCTRDSFQTITQKDPFLRLTGPSQAIWLLGRVFIDVQLKVKCKKESEDEVLTYKFYEFRQDFRFGLLIPRPIPCKRCTLEFALAVLPSSVQATVGVRVVDGSWPDQCPGLVACSTDSVKGGKVVLLDFPDGKLPTKSDGVVELVRHVVSVDEPKGKLVVSMKASRDGFSAQCTVDFEMQASGRSTDVCDLIFCKMEVTVCWSTLLLQNILE; encoded by the exons ATGAAATTTGCTGTCAAAGCTCTGCTCCCTGAAAATACACCGTGGTTGGATTGGCTGTCTTTGCAAGGCTTCATGACTACTGTGTTTCTGATTGGTTTCCTTTGGTTTCCACCTT ACTTGCAAGATACTCTTCCCAGGAGATCCATGCAGATCTTCTCCATCAAAGTCACCGACCTAAGATATGGTCTCATCTGGCCACTGCAGATTTATGGCTCTGTTGCTTTCAGGAACTCAATAGGACATAAAGCCAACTATCTCTTCAGATGCACCAGGGATAGCTTCCAAACCATCACTCAGAAG GATCCATTTTTGCGCTTAACAGGCCCGTCTCAAGCCATTTGGTTACTTGGCAGGGTTTTCATTGATGTTCAGTTAAAAGTAAAGTGCAAAAAAGAGTCTGAGGATGAAGTGTTGACTTACAAATTTTATGAGTTTCGTCAAGATTTTCGGTTCGGTCTTCTGATACCAAGACCTATTCCCTGCAAGCGCTGCACACTTGAGTTTGCTTTGGCAGTGCTGCCTTCGTCAGTTCAGGCCACTGTGGGTGTCCGAGTTGTTGATGGGTCATGGCCTGATCAGTGTCCGGGGCTGGTTGCTTGCAGTACCGACAGTGTAAAAGGAGGGAAAGTGGTGCTGCTTGATTTTCCAGATGGAAAACTGCCTACCAAGTCTGATGGTGTGGTTGAGCTTGTGAGGCATGTTGTTTCTGTAGATGAACCAAAGGGAAAACTGGTTGTTTCTATGAAGGCCTCTCGGGATGGGTTTTCTGCACAATGTACAGTCGACTTTGAGATGCAAGCGTCAGGAAGAAGTACCGACGTATGTGATCTTATTTTCTGCAAGATGGAGGTTACAGTTTGTTGGTCTACTCTTCTTCTGCAAAATATCCTTGAATAG
- the LOC109763572 gene encoding uncharacterized protein isoform X3, with the protein MQIFSIKVTDLRYGLIWPLQIYGSVAFRNSIGHKANYLFRCTRDSFQTITQKDPFLRLTGPSQAIWLLGRVFIDVQLKVKCKKESEDEVLTYKFYEFRQDFRFGLLIPRPIPCKRCTLEFALAVLPSSVQATVGVRVVDGSWPDQCPGLVACSTDSVKGGKVVLLDFPDGKLPTKSDGVVELVRHVVSVDEPKGKLVVSMKASRDGFSAQCTVDFEMQASGRSTDVCDLIFCKMEVTVCWSTLLLQNILE; encoded by the exons ATGCAGATCTTCTCCATCAAAGTCACCGACCTAAGATATGGTCTCATCTGGCCACTGCAGATTTATGGCTCTGTTGCTTTCAGGAACTCAATAGGACATAAAGCCAACTATCTCTTCAGATGCACCAGGGATAGCTTCCAAACCATCACTCAGAAG GATCCATTTTTGCGCTTAACAGGCCCGTCTCAAGCCATTTGGTTACTTGGCAGGGTTTTCATTGATGTTCAGTTAAAAGTAAAGTGCAAAAAAGAGTCTGAGGATGAAGTGTTGACTTACAAATTTTATGAGTTTCGTCAAGATTTTCGGTTCGGTCTTCTGATACCAAGACCTATTCCCTGCAAGCGCTGCACACTTGAGTTTGCTTTGGCAGTGCTGCCTTCGTCAGTTCAGGCCACTGTGGGTGTCCGAGTTGTTGATGGGTCATGGCCTGATCAGTGTCCGGGGCTGGTTGCTTGCAGTACCGACAGTGTAAAAGGAGGGAAAGTGGTGCTGCTTGATTTTCCAGATGGAAAACTGCCTACCAAGTCTGATGGTGTGGTTGAGCTTGTGAGGCATGTTGTTTCTGTAGATGAACCAAAGGGAAAACTGGTTGTTTCTATGAAGGCCTCTCGGGATGGGTTTTCTGCACAATGTACAGTCGACTTTGAGATGCAAGCGTCAGGAAGAAGTACCGACGTATGTGATCTTATTTTCTGCAAGATGGAGGTTACAGTTTGTTGGTCTACTCTTCTTCTGCAAAATATCCTTGAATAG
- the LOC109763572 gene encoding uncharacterized protein isoform X1, whose translation MELSDSELAGVKSYREYLACDLLRYLQDTLPRRSMQIFSIKVTDLRYGLIWPLQIYGSVAFRNSIGHKANYLFRCTRDSFQTITQKDPFLRLTGPSQAIWLLGRVFIDVQLKVKCKKESEDEVLTYKFYEFRQDFRFGLLIPRPIPCKRCTLEFALAVLPSSVQATVGVRVVDGSWPDQCPGLVACSTDSVKGGKVVLLDFPDGKLPTKSDGVVELVRHVVSVDEPKGKLVVSMKASRDGFSAQCTVDFEMQASGRSTDVCDLIFCKMEVTVCWSTLLLQNILE comes from the exons ATGGAGCTCAGCGACAGCGAGCTGGCGGGGGTGAAGAGCTACAGAGAGTACTTGGCCTGTGATTTGTTGAGAT ACTTGCAAGATACTCTTCCCAGGAGATCCATGCAGATCTTCTCCATCAAAGTCACCGACCTAAGATATGGTCTCATCTGGCCACTGCAGATTTATGGCTCTGTTGCTTTCAGGAACTCAATAGGACATAAAGCCAACTATCTCTTCAGATGCACCAGGGATAGCTTCCAAACCATCACTCAGAAG GATCCATTTTTGCGCTTAACAGGCCCGTCTCAAGCCATTTGGTTACTTGGCAGGGTTTTCATTGATGTTCAGTTAAAAGTAAAGTGCAAAAAAGAGTCTGAGGATGAAGTGTTGACTTACAAATTTTATGAGTTTCGTCAAGATTTTCGGTTCGGTCTTCTGATACCAAGACCTATTCCCTGCAAGCGCTGCACACTTGAGTTTGCTTTGGCAGTGCTGCCTTCGTCAGTTCAGGCCACTGTGGGTGTCCGAGTTGTTGATGGGTCATGGCCTGATCAGTGTCCGGGGCTGGTTGCTTGCAGTACCGACAGTGTAAAAGGAGGGAAAGTGGTGCTGCTTGATTTTCCAGATGGAAAACTGCCTACCAAGTCTGATGGTGTGGTTGAGCTTGTGAGGCATGTTGTTTCTGTAGATGAACCAAAGGGAAAACTGGTTGTTTCTATGAAGGCCTCTCGGGATGGGTTTTCTGCACAATGTACAGTCGACTTTGAGATGCAAGCGTCAGGAAGAAGTACCGACGTATGTGATCTTATTTTCTGCAAGATGGAGGTTACAGTTTGTTGGTCTACTCTTCTTCTGCAAAATATCCTTGAATAG